The DNA window CCTGAACAAAAAAGCGCCAATAGCGCTGCGTGTCAATCCGGATGTTGACCCCAGGACACATCCATACATTGCCACCGGGTTAAAAGAGAACAAGTTCGGGCTAAACGTTGAAGCCGTGCTGGAAACCTACAGTGCAGCCAACGCCTGCTCTCACTTGAAAGTGATGGGGATCAGTTGCCATATCGGTTCCCAGCTCACAGAGGTCTCTCCCTTTGTGGATGCCTTGGGCCGGATCAAGGATCTTATTGCCACGTTGGAGACTTCCGGCATCTCCATCTCCTATCTTAACTTGGGCGGCGGCCTTGGAATCACTTATGACCAGGAATCCCCCCCGCATCCCAGTGAATACGGGAAGGCAATCCTGGAGACGTTGGGCCAAGACCCCTTTACGCTAATCCTTGAACCTGGTCGTGTTATTGTAGGCAATGCGGGAATACTGGTAACTCGAGTCCTTTATACGAAAAGCGGTGAAGACAAGTTCTTTGTGATCGTCGATTCGGCCATGAACGACCTTGTGCGACCATCCCTTTACGGCGCTTACCACGCCGTTGAACCCGTAGTGAGAGATCGCAAGGAAACCATAGAAGCAGATGTGGTAGGCCCCATCTGTGAGAGCGGCGATTTTATTGCCAGGGATCGGCGGATTCCTCTTGTGCAGTCAGGCGATCTCCTGGCAGTCATGAGCGCAGGGGCCTATGGTTTTACCATGTCTTCCAATTACAATTCCAGGCCGAGGGTTCCGGAGATTATGGTCAAGGAAGATCGGTTCTTTGTGGTCAGGGCACGGGAGTCTTACGAAAATCTGATTGCAGGAGAGTCAATACCAGCTTTTTTGTGAATAAGTCGTTACTAGTCATTTGTCACTGGTCATTAGTTTAGCCACCAAGTGCCAGATACCTGGCCAGGTGGAAGAAATGCCTAAATTCAAGGATTGGAAGCCAGATTTACGGCTCCTTTTTCTTACCCAGGAACCAACATCTGATATCCAAGCTCAACCATCAGGCATCCGGCATCCGGTATTGAGTTTCTGGCATCTGCCATCGGGTATCCGGCATCATAGCGCAAACCAACGACTAGCGACTGATGATAAAGGCCGTCTGATAAAGCAACAGCCATGACAAGAGCAGATATCCCTTTCTACAAAATGAGCGGCAGTGGAAACGATTTCATCGTTGTTGACAACCGCACCGGGGTCGTGGAGGAAAAGGATCTTAACCAATGGATTGCATCAGTATGCCGCAGGAAACACTCAGTGGGGGCTGACGGGTTTATCCTGATTGAGACTTCCGAGCAGGTCGATTTCAAGTGGCGCTTTTTCAACGCAGATGGGGGAGAAGTTGAGATGTGCGGCAACGGAGGCCGCTGTGCGGCAAGGCTTGCCCATCTAAAGGGAATTGCAGGGCCCAACCTCAGCTTTGAAACCAAGGCAGGCGTAATCCGGGCCGAGGTGACAGACAAAAGGGTCAAGCTGGAGATGCCGGAACCCTCAAGAGCGAAGCTCGATTATCCCCTGGAGGTTAAAGGAAAAATTTTCACTGTAAGCAGTATCACCGTGGGTGTGCCACATGTGGTGATCTGGCCAAAGGATGTGGAGAAGGCGCCTGTTTTTGAAGCAGGCAGCGCTATCAGGCACCATGAGCGTTATGCCCCGGCCGGAACAAACGTGAACTTTGTTCAGCCTTTAGAAAACGGCTCCTTTGCCATTCGCACCTATGAACGGGGTGTGGAGAATGAAACCCTTGCCTGCGGGACTGGTTCGGTTGCTGCCGCCCTCGTTGCCTCTGCCAAGGGGATGACTGGTTCGCCTGTGGCCATTCACACCAGGGGCGGGGAGCTTTTGAAGATCTATTTTGAGAAAAACGGCAATGATTATCACAACGTCTTTCTCGAGGGTGATGCAATAGTCGTTTATGAAGGTAAGCTTTGGAATGAGGCCGCATAGTCACTGGTCATTAGTTCCGATGCCTGATGCAGGATACCTGATGCCTGATATATTCCATTGACATCGGGCATCTGACATCAGGTATCAGATATCGGGCATCAGGCATCATTGTTTGTACCAATAACCGACAACGGAGGAATTAATTGAA is part of the Deltaproteobacteria bacterium genome and encodes:
- the lysA gene encoding diaminopimelate decarboxylase, producing MHHFNYQNNEMYCEDVSISEIAREVGTPFYLYSHATLRHHFLTFQKAFEGVNHLICFSAKSNSNIAVLKLFAKLGGGLDIVSGGELFRGLTAGVPPGKIVFSGVGKREDEIVYALESNILMFNVESFQELKLIDQCAARLNKKAPIALRVNPDVDPRTHPYIATGLKENKFGLNVEAVLETYSAANACSHLKVMGISCHIGSQLTEVSPFVDALGRIKDLIATLETSGISISYLNLGGGLGITYDQESPPHPSEYGKAILETLGQDPFTLILEPGRVIVGNAGILVTRVLYTKSGEDKFFVIVDSAMNDLVRPSLYGAYHAVEPVVRDRKETIEADVVGPICESGDFIARDRRIPLVQSGDLLAVMSAGAYGFTMSSNYNSRPRVPEIMVKEDRFFVVRARESYENLIAGESIPAFL
- a CDS encoding diaminopimelate epimerase; the encoded protein is MTRADIPFYKMSGSGNDFIVVDNRTGVVEEKDLNQWIASVCRRKHSVGADGFILIETSEQVDFKWRFFNADGGEVEMCGNGGRCAARLAHLKGIAGPNLSFETKAGVIRAEVTDKRVKLEMPEPSRAKLDYPLEVKGKIFTVSSITVGVPHVVIWPKDVEKAPVFEAGSAIRHHERYAPAGTNVNFVQPLENGSFAIRTYERGVENETLACGTGSVAAALVASAKGMTGSPVAIHTRGGELLKIYFEKNGNDYHNVFLEGDAIVVYEGKLWNEAA